One window of Trichomycterus rosablanca isolate fTriRos1 chromosome 2, fTriRos1.hap1, whole genome shotgun sequence genomic DNA carries:
- the si:dkey-211g8.9 gene encoding free fatty acid receptor 3 — protein MKFILPFEYFSLTVYTVTFLLGLPANLLVLFVYVRKARKHGVTPNVVYTINLCFSNLFLVAWMPVKSAETVLQFWMLPELLCPIYSFFVVASLYGSGLLLTAVAVGRYLSIAFPIIYNRYRCARTSCMVSAVLWAIVLLHLSSALIAEKGAYFMSSSHTNKSKCYENFTHEQLNILLPLRLEMSVLLFAVPLLISVFCTLRCLALIRHSCLSAGSKRRVLAMELSALIVFVVCYAPYNVSHVAGFVINDNVKWRDEAIVTSCCNVFLEPVVMLVLSPSRPRILLWGLCRKHIKEQHHKGIVHVMNPLSIVQGGSKNSWALNVPKIKTPHL, from the coding sequence ATGAAGTTCATTTTGCCTTTTGAGTACTTCTCTTTGACAGTGTACACTGTCACTTTTTTGCTTGGCCTCCCAGCCAACCTCCTGGTCTTGTTTGTTTATGTACGCAAGGCTCGGAAACACGGCGTTACTCCTAACGTGGTCTACACCATCAATCTGTGCTTCTCCAACCTTTTCCTTGTTGCCTGGATGCCTGTCAAGTCTGCTGagacagttctacagttctggATGTTACCCGAGTTGCTCTGCCCGATATATAGCTTCTTTGTTGTGGCCTCGCTTTACGGGAGTGGACTCCTGCTCACAGCCGTCGCTGTCGGACGCTACTTGAGCATTGCCTTTCCGATTATTTACAACCGTTATCGCTGTGCTCGCACCTCCTGCATGGTCAGCGCTGTCTTGTGGGCTATAGTACTTCTAcatctcagctcagctttgatagCAGAGAAAGGAGCTTACTTCATGTCGTCGTCTCACACCAACAAGTCGAAATGCTACGAGAACTTCACACACGAGCAGTTGAATATTCTGCTGCCACTGCGCTTGGAGATGTCAGTGCTGCTGTTCGCCGTGCCGCTGCTGATTTCAGTGTTCTGCACCCTACGCTGCCTGGCTCTGATTCGCCACTCGTGCCTGTCAGCCGGCAGCAAGAGGCGCGTCTTGGCCATGGAACTCTCCGCGCTTATCGTCTTCGTGGTGTGCTACGCGCCGTACAACGTGTCCCACGTGGCCGGCTTCGTCATAAACGACAACGTGAAGTGGAGGGACGAGGCCATCGTGACCAGCTGCTGCAACGTTTTCCTCGAGCCTGTGGTGATGCTGGTGCTCTCGCCTTCCAGGCCGAGGATCCTGCTGTGGGGTCTTTGCAGGAAGCATATTAAAGAGCAACATCATAAAGGGATTGTACATGTGATGAACCCTCTGTCAATCGTGCAAGGTGGTTCAAAAAACAGTTGGGCTCTCAATGTGCCAAAAATAAAGACACCTCATTTGTGA
- the tekt2 gene encoding tektin-2, which produces MATMSMKPGLRCSVSDWETSNKDNSATAEHRRHLSHEIRQQGRNLRNETTNKTTWDEYDSRRKLNDRVSDITRWKNSLDVCAQEVDKEMDALTMAKEEMECALAATVLPLEVTAECLTLREGRLGNELVSDPVEAALKKEVEVIDKAQRAFQGCIDQAFKHLCLLQEARHQLTLDLQHKIEALDVDMSCLSLNTTSPEISLKPNPTRIPPGSMTPQQWEQFSHHNINQAQKEMHASLQLRENMSITRAQVQNELEAQRTATEFAFRKRVHQLEQAHQERQWQIKTTQNEMNELEEDIRGLERDMQAKRAPLKLAHTRLENRTKRPGMDLCRDEVQYGLVEEVKQLDSTILALNQQLSQAQNSLQSLRQHEARMLEDLSRKQEALSLEQRSIQTRQRLSSVHSNSLPLAAVPLTNSSGMHKLLA; this is translated from the exons ATGGCTACCATGAGCATGAAACCTGGTCTCCGGTGCAGCGTGTCTGACTGGGAGACCAGCAATAAAGATAACTCAGCCACTGCAGAGCACAGGAGACACCTATCGCATGAGATACGTCAGCAAGGGAGGAATCTGCGCAATGAGACAACCAATAAG ACCACGTGGGATGAGTATGACAGTAGACGCAAACTGAATGACAGGGTAAGTGACATCACACGATGGAAGAACAGTCTGGACGTCTGTGCCCAAGAAGTTGATAAGGAAATGGATGCTCTCACAATG GCAAAAGAAGAGATGGAGTGTGCCCTTGCTGCTACAGTGCTGCCCCTAGAGGTCACTGCTGAGTGTTTGACCCTGAGAGAGGGCCGTCTGGGAAATGAGCTGGTCAGTGACCCGGTGGAAGCAGCACTGAAGAAGGAGGTGGAGGTGATCGATAAGGCACAGCGTGCATTCCAGGGGTGTATTGACCAAGCTTTCAAACACCTGTG TTTGCTGCAGGAAGCACGTCACCAGCTGACCCTTGACTTGCAGCACAAAATAGAGGCTCTGGACGTGGACATGTCCTGCCTGTCGCTCAACACGACATCACCCGAGATCTCACTGAAGCCCAATCCTACCAGAATTCCTCCTGG CTCCATGACCCCTCAGCAGTGGGAGCAGTTCAGCCATCACAATATAAACCAAGCCCAGAAGGAGATGCACGCGTCTCTGCAGCTAAGAGAGAATATGAGCATCACAAGAGCACAG GTGCAAAATGAATTGGAGGCTCAACGCACAGCCACGGAATTTGCCTTCCGTAAGCGTGTTCATCAACTGGAACAGGCCCACCAGGAGCGCCAGTGGCAGATCAAAACa ACTCAGAATGAGATGAATGAGCTGGAGGAAGACATCCGTGGACTTGAGCGGGACATGCAGGCTAAAAGGGCTCCACTGAAACTAGCCCACACCCGTTTGGAGAACAGAACCAAAAGGCCTGGCATGGATCTCTGCAGAGACGAG GTGCAGTATGGGCTGGTGGAGGAAGTAAAACAGCTTGATTCTACCATTCTGGCTCTGAATCAGCAGTTGTCTCAGGCGCA GAACTCACTGCAGTCTCTGCGACAGCATGAAGCCCGGATGCTGGAGGATCTGTCTCGTAAACAGGAAGCCCTGTCCCTCGAGCAGCGCAGCATACAAACACGTCAGCGCCTGAGTTCTGTTCACAGTAACAGCTTACCCCTAGCTGCGGTGCCTCTCACCAACTCCAGCGGCATGCACAAGCTTCTGGCCTAA
- the olah gene encoding S-acyl fatty acid synthase thioesterase, medium chain — MAVLYFACSFALQKKRRMDKVINCFNKRPEAVARLICFPWAGGGSLHYARWGRLLNHSIEVYSVRLPGRESRAKEPFVQNMQQILDEVVGVLLPALKEKPFALFGHSFGAMTSYAFAEYVKTVHNLEPIHMFISGASAPYSETRLQAPTRSHLSDEEFLQWMTSIGGTPPEILTNPEVLKLFLPALKADLKVVETYRCSRPTSPFLSCPVSCFDGKEDVPHDLQAFKAMTSGDFTVQMLPGPHFYLKDTANEKVLLDHITKHLETAEMDYL, encoded by the exons ATGGCAGTATTGTATTTTGCATGTAGCTTTGCTTTGCAGAAGAAAAG GAGAATGGATAAGGTCATTAACTGCTTTAACAAGAGGCCAGAGGCGGTAGCAAGGCTGATATGCTTTCCTTGGGCAGGTGGAGGCTCTTTACACTATGCACGCTGGGGGAGGCTTCTTAACCACTCGATCGAAG TTTATTCAGTCAGACTGCCAGGTCGGGAAAGCCGAGCTAAAGAACCTTTCGTTCAGAACATGCAGCAGATATTAGATGAGGTTGTCGGTGTGTTATTACCAGCGCTAAAAGAGAAACCATTTGCCCTCTTTGGACACAG TTTTGGTGCTATGACCAGCTATGCTTTTGCTGAGTATGTGAAGACAGTTCACAATCTTGAACCCATTCACATGTTCATCTCCGGAGCCTCCGCACCTTAT TCTGAAACTAGATTACAGGCACCAACCAGAAGCCACTTGTCTGATGAAGAGTTCCTTCAGTGGATGACCTCTATTGGAGGAACACCTCCTGAAATTCTGACCAATCCAGAGGTGCTAAAGCTCTTTCTGCCAGCCTTAAAAGCTGATCTGAAGGTAGTGGAGACTTACAG ATGCAGCAGGCCGACAAGCCCTTTCCTTTCATGCCCAGTGTCATGCTTTGATGGCAAAGAGGATGTGCCACATGACTTACAAG CATTTAAGGCTATGACCAGTGGAGATTTCACAGTGCAGATGCTGCCAGGACCACACTTTTACCTAAAAGATACAGCAAATGAGAAAGTCCTTCTTGACCACATCACGAAGCATCTTGAGACGGCTGAGATGGATTACTTATAG